One region of Salvia miltiorrhiza cultivar Shanhuang (shh) chromosome 3, IMPLAD_Smil_shh, whole genome shotgun sequence genomic DNA includes:
- the LOC131016069 gene encoding DNA (cytosine-5)-methyltransferase CMT2-like isoform X2, translating into MADSAQLDSADPPLAPPSPPPSLPLQLNGNSDPATPLPSSTDGGSDILDNYPQSNGVAMKKSANRRVETLRTSEDHFRRRSPRLTGNVAGERSVREVSSLKLDGPDEIYPPLKKPKGGKQVSFFIGGPVPDDEARRRWTWRYEGAEGKQNNELSPKHKVVVDDDDDGDKLVSNVKCHYSQAEISKIVFDLGDCAYVKGPKGRPNYVGKILEFFETMDGENYFSVQWFFRAEDTVIKNDGRSHDKKRLFYSTLVNDNLLDCIVSKVKVVQIKPNVTLKDNTIPPCDYYFDMKYDVDYSTFSSILTDGDSELFPHPLMMSSKGKYATSKISTKCSLDENCKSELALLDMYSGCGGMSTGLCIGAKACGLDLVARWAVDIDEAACESLKLNHPETQIRNEAAEDFLDLLKEWDCMCRKYGKYDQKELRLKTVREADEVKLSKKNQESSCEYEVARLIDICYGDPSNSGKRGLKFKVRWVGYGPSDDTWEPIENLGKCPEHIRDFVQKGIKAQILPRPGDVDVICGGPPCQGISGYNRFRNFDSPLEDERNRQILIFMDIIEFLKPKFVLMENVIDILRFANGCLARYAISRLVSMHYQARVGIMAAGCYGLPQFRLRVFLWGAQPLEVLPQFPLPSHDVVIQYGFPSDFERNVVAYDEGKFRDLEKKVLLSDALSDLPPVANNEKRDSIPLKTVPEAEFQKYIRAAKCDMTASPSSVTTTHKKPVLYDHRPYPMNEDDYLRVCKIPKRKGANFRDLPGIVIGAGNVICRAKEQDLMPSGKPWVPDYCLSYRDGRSHKPFGRLWWDETVPTVFCFPDHHSRAILHPEQDRILTLRECARLQGFPDYYMFSGSLKQRYSQVGNAVAVSVGRALGYSLGMAVQRLSGDEHLLTLPPKFSHSTTVELLSLLNQ; encoded by the exons ATGGCGGATTCTGCCCAACTCGACTCGGCTGATCCGCCACTAGCTCCGCCTTCACCACCGCCTTCGCTTCCGCTGCAGCTGAATGGAAATTCTGATCCTGCGACTCCACTTCCAAGCAGTACCGATGGAGGAAGTGATATTTTGGATAATTATCCTCAATCCAATGGCGTCGCGATGAAAAAATCAGCTAATCGGAGAGTGGAGACCCTGAGGACCTCAGAGGATCACTTTCGCCGGCGTTCGCCAAGACTGACTGGAAATGTTGCAGGTGAGCGCTCCGTTAGAGAGGTGAGTTCTCTCAAATTGGATGGTCCGGATGAGATATATCCGCCGCTTAAGAAGCCTAAAGGTGGAAAGCAGGTATCTTTCTTCATCGGCGGGCCGGTACCTGATGATGAGGCTCGCCGCCGGTGGACATGGCGGTATGAGGGAGCTGAG GGAAAACAAAATAATGAACTATCACCAAAACATAA GGTtgttgttgatgatgatgatgatggtgatAAACTTGTTTCAAATGTAAAGTGTCACTATTCTCAAGCTGAAATATCGAAGATTGTATTTGATCTCGGTGATTGTGCCTATGTCAAA GGCCCAAAGGGAAGACCTAATTATGTTGGCAAAATTCTAGAATTTTTTGAGACAATGGATGGTGAAAACTACTTTAGTGTTCAATGGTTTTTTCGAGCAGAAGATACG GTTATAAAGAATGATGGAAGGTCTCATGACAAGAAACGGTTATTCTACTCTACTCTCGTGAACGACAACTTATTAGACTGCATAGTTTCAAAAGTTAAAGTTGTTCAAATAAAACCAAAT GTTACTTTGAAAGATAATACAATACCACCTTGCGACTATTATTTTGATATGAAATACGATGTCGACTACTCAACTTTCAGCTCAATTTTAACAG ATGGTGACAGTGAGTTATTTCCTCATCCTTTGATGATGTCATCCAAAGGCAAATACGCAACCTCTAAAATTTCCACCAAGTGTTCTTTGGATGAAAATTGTAAATCTGAGCTAGCTTTACTGGATATGTATTCTGGCTGTGGAGGAATGTCCACTGGATTGTGTATTGGCGCTAAAGCGTGTGGCTTGGATCTCGTGGCG AGATGGGCTGTTGACATTGATGAAGCAGCATGTGAGAGCTTGAAGCTGAACCATCCAGAGACACAA ATAAGGAATGAAGCTGCAGAAGACTTTCTTGATTTGTTGAAGGAATGGGATTGCATGTGCAGAAAATACGGGAAGTATGACCAGAAAGAACTCAGGTTAAAGACGGTTAGGGAAGCTGATGAAGTTAAACTATCAAAAAAGAATCAAGAAAGTTCATGTGAATATGAAGTGGCAAGGCTGATAGATATATGTTATGGTGATCCTTCTAATTCAGGGAAGCGAGGGCTTAAATTTAAG GTGCGCTGGGTTGGATATGGCCCTAGTGATGATACATGGGAGCCAATTGAGAACTTGGG AAAATGCCCAGAGCACATAAGAGATTTTGTACAAAAGGGAATAAAAGCACAAATACTGCCTCGTCCG GGAGATGTTGATGTAATTTGTGGTGGTCCTCCATGTCAAGGAATTAGTGGCTACAACCGGTTCCGGAATTTCGATTCTCCTCTTGAAGATGAAAGAAATCGCCAAATATTGATTTTCATGGATATTATTGAATTCTTAAAACCAAAGTTTGTTTTAATGGAAAATGTAATTGACATCTTGAGGTTTGCCAACGGCTGTCTGGCAAGATATGCTATAAGCCGGTTGGTTAGTATGCATTACCAAGCAAGGGTTGGGATAATGGCTGCTGGTTGCTATGGGCTTCCTCAATTCCGCTTACGAGTTTTTTTATGGGGTGCTCAGCCTCTTGAG GTGCTACCCCAGTTTCCTCTTCCATCACATGACGTGGTAATCCAGTATGGATTTCCTAGTGATTTTGAG CGTAATGTTGTTGCTTATGATGAAGGAAAATTCCGTGATCTAGAAAAAAAAGTTCTTCTCAGTGATGCTCTTTCTGATCTTCCTCCT GTTGCAAATAATGAGAAACGTGACAGCATTCCACTCAAAACAGTACCTGAAGCTGAGTTTCAAAAGTATATTAGAGCAGCTAAATGTG ATATGACTGCTTCACCTTCCAGTGTCACAACTACACATAAGAAACCTGTTTTGTACGATCACCGGCCTTATCCTATGAATGAGGATGATTACCTGCGAGTCTGTAAAATACCAAAAAGAAAG GGAGCAAATTTTAGAGACCTCCCAGGAATTGTTATTGGAGCTGGCAATGTGATTTGCCGAGCGAAGGAGCAAGACTTGATGCCATCTGGAAAGCCATGG GTGCCTGACTATTGCCTTAGTTACCGCGATGGAAGGTCCCATAA ACCATTCGGACGACTGTGGTGGGATGAGACCGTACCAACTGTTTTCTGTTTTCCAGATCATCACTCGCGG GCAATTTTGCACCCGGAACAAGACAGGATCCTCACTTTACGTGAATGTGCTAGACTACAAGGCTTCCCCGACTACTACATGTTCTCTGGAAGCTTGAAACAGAG ATATAGTCAGGTCGGAAATGCAGTAGCTGTTTCTGTTGGACGCGCTCTAGGATACTCGTTAGGTATGGCAGTGCAGAGGCTGAGCGGAGACGAACATCTTCTCACTCTTCCACCCAAGTTCTCCCATTCCACAACTGTTGAGTTGCTATCTTTGCTCAACCAGTGA
- the LOC131016069 gene encoding DNA (cytosine-5)-methyltransferase CMT2-like isoform X1, protein MADSAQLDSADPPLAPPSPPPSLPLQLNGNSDPATPLPSSTDGGSDILDNYPQSNGVAMKKSANRRVETLRTSEDHFRRRSPRLTGNVAGERSVREVSSLKLDGPDEIYPPLKKPKGGKQVSFFIGGPVPDDEARRRWTWRYEGAEGKQNNELSPKHKVVVDDDDDGDKLVSNVKCHYSQAEISKIVFDLGDCAYVKGPKGRPNYVGKILEFFETMDGENYFSVQWFFRAEDTVIKNDGRSHDKKRLFYSTLVNDNLLDCIVSKVKVVQIKPNVTLKDNTIPPCDYYFDMKYDVDYSTFSSILTDGDSELFPHPLMMSSKGKYATSKISTKCSLDENCKSELALLDMYSGCGGMSTGLCIGAKACGLDLVARWAVDIDEAACESLKLNHPETQVIRNEAAEDFLDLLKEWDCMCRKYGKYDQKELRLKTVREADEVKLSKKNQESSCEYEVARLIDICYGDPSNSGKRGLKFKVRWVGYGPSDDTWEPIENLGKCPEHIRDFVQKGIKAQILPRPGDVDVICGGPPCQGISGYNRFRNFDSPLEDERNRQILIFMDIIEFLKPKFVLMENVIDILRFANGCLARYAISRLVSMHYQARVGIMAAGCYGLPQFRLRVFLWGAQPLEVLPQFPLPSHDVVIQYGFPSDFERNVVAYDEGKFRDLEKKVLLSDALSDLPPVANNEKRDSIPLKTVPEAEFQKYIRAAKCDMTASPSSVTTTHKKPVLYDHRPYPMNEDDYLRVCKIPKRKGANFRDLPGIVIGAGNVICRAKEQDLMPSGKPWVPDYCLSYRDGRSHKPFGRLWWDETVPTVFCFPDHHSRAILHPEQDRILTLRECARLQGFPDYYMFSGSLKQRYSQVGNAVAVSVGRALGYSLGMAVQRLSGDEHLLTLPPKFSHSTTVELLSLLNQ, encoded by the exons ATGGCGGATTCTGCCCAACTCGACTCGGCTGATCCGCCACTAGCTCCGCCTTCACCACCGCCTTCGCTTCCGCTGCAGCTGAATGGAAATTCTGATCCTGCGACTCCACTTCCAAGCAGTACCGATGGAGGAAGTGATATTTTGGATAATTATCCTCAATCCAATGGCGTCGCGATGAAAAAATCAGCTAATCGGAGAGTGGAGACCCTGAGGACCTCAGAGGATCACTTTCGCCGGCGTTCGCCAAGACTGACTGGAAATGTTGCAGGTGAGCGCTCCGTTAGAGAGGTGAGTTCTCTCAAATTGGATGGTCCGGATGAGATATATCCGCCGCTTAAGAAGCCTAAAGGTGGAAAGCAGGTATCTTTCTTCATCGGCGGGCCGGTACCTGATGATGAGGCTCGCCGCCGGTGGACATGGCGGTATGAGGGAGCTGAG GGAAAACAAAATAATGAACTATCACCAAAACATAA GGTtgttgttgatgatgatgatgatggtgatAAACTTGTTTCAAATGTAAAGTGTCACTATTCTCAAGCTGAAATATCGAAGATTGTATTTGATCTCGGTGATTGTGCCTATGTCAAA GGCCCAAAGGGAAGACCTAATTATGTTGGCAAAATTCTAGAATTTTTTGAGACAATGGATGGTGAAAACTACTTTAGTGTTCAATGGTTTTTTCGAGCAGAAGATACG GTTATAAAGAATGATGGAAGGTCTCATGACAAGAAACGGTTATTCTACTCTACTCTCGTGAACGACAACTTATTAGACTGCATAGTTTCAAAAGTTAAAGTTGTTCAAATAAAACCAAAT GTTACTTTGAAAGATAATACAATACCACCTTGCGACTATTATTTTGATATGAAATACGATGTCGACTACTCAACTTTCAGCTCAATTTTAACAG ATGGTGACAGTGAGTTATTTCCTCATCCTTTGATGATGTCATCCAAAGGCAAATACGCAACCTCTAAAATTTCCACCAAGTGTTCTTTGGATGAAAATTGTAAATCTGAGCTAGCTTTACTGGATATGTATTCTGGCTGTGGAGGAATGTCCACTGGATTGTGTATTGGCGCTAAAGCGTGTGGCTTGGATCTCGTGGCG AGATGGGCTGTTGACATTGATGAAGCAGCATGTGAGAGCTTGAAGCTGAACCATCCAGAGACACAAGTT ATAAGGAATGAAGCTGCAGAAGACTTTCTTGATTTGTTGAAGGAATGGGATTGCATGTGCAGAAAATACGGGAAGTATGACCAGAAAGAACTCAGGTTAAAGACGGTTAGGGAAGCTGATGAAGTTAAACTATCAAAAAAGAATCAAGAAAGTTCATGTGAATATGAAGTGGCAAGGCTGATAGATATATGTTATGGTGATCCTTCTAATTCAGGGAAGCGAGGGCTTAAATTTAAG GTGCGCTGGGTTGGATATGGCCCTAGTGATGATACATGGGAGCCAATTGAGAACTTGGG AAAATGCCCAGAGCACATAAGAGATTTTGTACAAAAGGGAATAAAAGCACAAATACTGCCTCGTCCG GGAGATGTTGATGTAATTTGTGGTGGTCCTCCATGTCAAGGAATTAGTGGCTACAACCGGTTCCGGAATTTCGATTCTCCTCTTGAAGATGAAAGAAATCGCCAAATATTGATTTTCATGGATATTATTGAATTCTTAAAACCAAAGTTTGTTTTAATGGAAAATGTAATTGACATCTTGAGGTTTGCCAACGGCTGTCTGGCAAGATATGCTATAAGCCGGTTGGTTAGTATGCATTACCAAGCAAGGGTTGGGATAATGGCTGCTGGTTGCTATGGGCTTCCTCAATTCCGCTTACGAGTTTTTTTATGGGGTGCTCAGCCTCTTGAG GTGCTACCCCAGTTTCCTCTTCCATCACATGACGTGGTAATCCAGTATGGATTTCCTAGTGATTTTGAG CGTAATGTTGTTGCTTATGATGAAGGAAAATTCCGTGATCTAGAAAAAAAAGTTCTTCTCAGTGATGCTCTTTCTGATCTTCCTCCT GTTGCAAATAATGAGAAACGTGACAGCATTCCACTCAAAACAGTACCTGAAGCTGAGTTTCAAAAGTATATTAGAGCAGCTAAATGTG ATATGACTGCTTCACCTTCCAGTGTCACAACTACACATAAGAAACCTGTTTTGTACGATCACCGGCCTTATCCTATGAATGAGGATGATTACCTGCGAGTCTGTAAAATACCAAAAAGAAAG GGAGCAAATTTTAGAGACCTCCCAGGAATTGTTATTGGAGCTGGCAATGTGATTTGCCGAGCGAAGGAGCAAGACTTGATGCCATCTGGAAAGCCATGG GTGCCTGACTATTGCCTTAGTTACCGCGATGGAAGGTCCCATAA ACCATTCGGACGACTGTGGTGGGATGAGACCGTACCAACTGTTTTCTGTTTTCCAGATCATCACTCGCGG GCAATTTTGCACCCGGAACAAGACAGGATCCTCACTTTACGTGAATGTGCTAGACTACAAGGCTTCCCCGACTACTACATGTTCTCTGGAAGCTTGAAACAGAG ATATAGTCAGGTCGGAAATGCAGTAGCTGTTTCTGTTGGACGCGCTCTAGGATACTCGTTAGGTATGGCAGTGCAGAGGCTGAGCGGAGACGAACATCTTCTCACTCTTCCACCCAAGTTCTCCCATTCCACAACTGTTGAGTTGCTATCTTTGCTCAACCAGTGA
- the LOC131016069 gene encoding DNA (cytosine-5)-methyltransferase CMT2-like isoform X3: MADSAQLDSADPPLAPPSPPPSLPLQLNGNSDPATPLPSSTDGGSDILDNYPQSNGVAMKKSANRRVETLRTSEDHFRRRSPRLTGNVAGERSVREVSFFIGGPVPDDEARRRWTWRYEGAEGKQNNELSPKHKVVVDDDDDGDKLVSNVKCHYSQAEISKIVFDLGDCAYVKGPKGRPNYVGKILEFFETMDGENYFSVQWFFRAEDTVIKNDGRSHDKKRLFYSTLVNDNLLDCIVSKVKVVQIKPNVTLKDNTIPPCDYYFDMKYDVDYSTFSSILTDGDSELFPHPLMMSSKGKYATSKISTKCSLDENCKSELALLDMYSGCGGMSTGLCIGAKACGLDLVARWAVDIDEAACESLKLNHPETQVIRNEAAEDFLDLLKEWDCMCRKYGKYDQKELRLKTVREADEVKLSKKNQESSCEYEVARLIDICYGDPSNSGKRGLKFKVRWVGYGPSDDTWEPIENLGKCPEHIRDFVQKGIKAQILPRPGDVDVICGGPPCQGISGYNRFRNFDSPLEDERNRQILIFMDIIEFLKPKFVLMENVIDILRFANGCLARYAISRLVSMHYQARVGIMAAGCYGLPQFRLRVFLWGAQPLEVLPQFPLPSHDVVIQYGFPSDFERNVVAYDEGKFRDLEKKVLLSDALSDLPPVANNEKRDSIPLKTVPEAEFQKYIRAAKCDMTASPSSVTTTHKKPVLYDHRPYPMNEDDYLRVCKIPKRKGANFRDLPGIVIGAGNVICRAKEQDLMPSGKPWVPDYCLSYRDGRSHKPFGRLWWDETVPTVFCFPDHHSRAILHPEQDRILTLRECARLQGFPDYYMFSGSLKQRYSQVGNAVAVSVGRALGYSLGMAVQRLSGDEHLLTLPPKFSHSTTVELLSLLNQ, from the exons ATGGCGGATTCTGCCCAACTCGACTCGGCTGATCCGCCACTAGCTCCGCCTTCACCACCGCCTTCGCTTCCGCTGCAGCTGAATGGAAATTCTGATCCTGCGACTCCACTTCCAAGCAGTACCGATGGAGGAAGTGATATTTTGGATAATTATCCTCAATCCAATGGCGTCGCGATGAAAAAATCAGCTAATCGGAGAGTGGAGACCCTGAGGACCTCAGAGGATCACTTTCGCCGGCGTTCGCCAAGACTGACTGGAAATGTTGCAGGTGAGCGCTCCGTTAGAGAG GTATCTTTCTTCATCGGCGGGCCGGTACCTGATGATGAGGCTCGCCGCCGGTGGACATGGCGGTATGAGGGAGCTGAG GGAAAACAAAATAATGAACTATCACCAAAACATAA GGTtgttgttgatgatgatgatgatggtgatAAACTTGTTTCAAATGTAAAGTGTCACTATTCTCAAGCTGAAATATCGAAGATTGTATTTGATCTCGGTGATTGTGCCTATGTCAAA GGCCCAAAGGGAAGACCTAATTATGTTGGCAAAATTCTAGAATTTTTTGAGACAATGGATGGTGAAAACTACTTTAGTGTTCAATGGTTTTTTCGAGCAGAAGATACG GTTATAAAGAATGATGGAAGGTCTCATGACAAGAAACGGTTATTCTACTCTACTCTCGTGAACGACAACTTATTAGACTGCATAGTTTCAAAAGTTAAAGTTGTTCAAATAAAACCAAAT GTTACTTTGAAAGATAATACAATACCACCTTGCGACTATTATTTTGATATGAAATACGATGTCGACTACTCAACTTTCAGCTCAATTTTAACAG ATGGTGACAGTGAGTTATTTCCTCATCCTTTGATGATGTCATCCAAAGGCAAATACGCAACCTCTAAAATTTCCACCAAGTGTTCTTTGGATGAAAATTGTAAATCTGAGCTAGCTTTACTGGATATGTATTCTGGCTGTGGAGGAATGTCCACTGGATTGTGTATTGGCGCTAAAGCGTGTGGCTTGGATCTCGTGGCG AGATGGGCTGTTGACATTGATGAAGCAGCATGTGAGAGCTTGAAGCTGAACCATCCAGAGACACAAGTT ATAAGGAATGAAGCTGCAGAAGACTTTCTTGATTTGTTGAAGGAATGGGATTGCATGTGCAGAAAATACGGGAAGTATGACCAGAAAGAACTCAGGTTAAAGACGGTTAGGGAAGCTGATGAAGTTAAACTATCAAAAAAGAATCAAGAAAGTTCATGTGAATATGAAGTGGCAAGGCTGATAGATATATGTTATGGTGATCCTTCTAATTCAGGGAAGCGAGGGCTTAAATTTAAG GTGCGCTGGGTTGGATATGGCCCTAGTGATGATACATGGGAGCCAATTGAGAACTTGGG AAAATGCCCAGAGCACATAAGAGATTTTGTACAAAAGGGAATAAAAGCACAAATACTGCCTCGTCCG GGAGATGTTGATGTAATTTGTGGTGGTCCTCCATGTCAAGGAATTAGTGGCTACAACCGGTTCCGGAATTTCGATTCTCCTCTTGAAGATGAAAGAAATCGCCAAATATTGATTTTCATGGATATTATTGAATTCTTAAAACCAAAGTTTGTTTTAATGGAAAATGTAATTGACATCTTGAGGTTTGCCAACGGCTGTCTGGCAAGATATGCTATAAGCCGGTTGGTTAGTATGCATTACCAAGCAAGGGTTGGGATAATGGCTGCTGGTTGCTATGGGCTTCCTCAATTCCGCTTACGAGTTTTTTTATGGGGTGCTCAGCCTCTTGAG GTGCTACCCCAGTTTCCTCTTCCATCACATGACGTGGTAATCCAGTATGGATTTCCTAGTGATTTTGAG CGTAATGTTGTTGCTTATGATGAAGGAAAATTCCGTGATCTAGAAAAAAAAGTTCTTCTCAGTGATGCTCTTTCTGATCTTCCTCCT GTTGCAAATAATGAGAAACGTGACAGCATTCCACTCAAAACAGTACCTGAAGCTGAGTTTCAAAAGTATATTAGAGCAGCTAAATGTG ATATGACTGCTTCACCTTCCAGTGTCACAACTACACATAAGAAACCTGTTTTGTACGATCACCGGCCTTATCCTATGAATGAGGATGATTACCTGCGAGTCTGTAAAATACCAAAAAGAAAG GGAGCAAATTTTAGAGACCTCCCAGGAATTGTTATTGGAGCTGGCAATGTGATTTGCCGAGCGAAGGAGCAAGACTTGATGCCATCTGGAAAGCCATGG GTGCCTGACTATTGCCTTAGTTACCGCGATGGAAGGTCCCATAA ACCATTCGGACGACTGTGGTGGGATGAGACCGTACCAACTGTTTTCTGTTTTCCAGATCATCACTCGCGG GCAATTTTGCACCCGGAACAAGACAGGATCCTCACTTTACGTGAATGTGCTAGACTACAAGGCTTCCCCGACTACTACATGTTCTCTGGAAGCTTGAAACAGAG ATATAGTCAGGTCGGAAATGCAGTAGCTGTTTCTGTTGGACGCGCTCTAGGATACTCGTTAGGTATGGCAGTGCAGAGGCTGAGCGGAGACGAACATCTTCTCACTCTTCCACCCAAGTTCTCCCATTCCACAACTGTTGAGTTGCTATCTTTGCTCAACCAGTGA
- the LOC131016094 gene encoding cell division cycle 20.2, cofactor of APC complex-like yields the protein METGMIHSSASSNKSQSRCPLQEQFLQRRSSRENLDRFIPNRSAMDFDYAHYMLTEGKKGKENPSINSSPSREAYRKQLAETFNMNRTRILAFKNKPPTLVEAIPNDFSVAAHQAKPAKPRRHIPQTSERTLDAPDILDDYYLNLLDWGSSNVLSIALGSTVYLWDASDGSTSELVTVDEECGPVTSVKWAPDGRHIAIGMNNSEVQLWDSTANRLLRTLRGGHASRVGAMDWNNHILTTGGMDSRIINNDVRVRAHVVETYRGHQQEVCGLKWSASGQQLASGGNDNLLHIWDRSMASSNAPTQWLHRLEDHTAAVKALAWCPFQGNLLASGGGGGDRCIKFWNTHTGACLNSVDTGSQVCALLWNKNERELLSSHGFTQNQLTLWKYPSMVKVAELTGHTSRVLYMAQSPDGCTVASAAGDETLRFWNVFGKPEVAKAAPKTAAEPFAHLNRIR from the exons ATGGAAACAGGAATGATTCATTCGTCTGCATCTTCAAACAAGTCCCAATCGCGATGCCCGCTTCAAGAACAGTTTCTTCAGAGAAGAAGTTCAAGGGAAAAC TTGGATCGGTTCATTCCTAATAGATCTGCGATGGATTTTGATTACGCGCATTACATGCTTACAGAAGGTAAGAAAGGTAAGGAAAACCCATCTATCAACTCTTCTCCATCTAGGGAGGCATATAGGAAGCAGCTTGCAGAAACCTTCAACATGAACAGAACTCGCATTCTGGCTTTCAAGAATAAGCCACCTACCCTAGTCGAGGCCATCCCGAATGATTTCTCAGTGGCTGCTCACCAAGCGAAGCCTGCTAAACCCCGTCGCCACATTCCACAG ACTTCGGAGAGGACATTAGATGCCCCTGATATTCTGGATGACTACTATTTGAACTTGCTAGACTGGGGAAGCAGCAATGTTCTTTCAATTGCTCTTGGAAGCACTGTCTATTTGTGGGATGCCTCCGATGGGAGTACCTCAGAACTTGTTACTGTGGATGAAGAATGTGGCCCCGTGACCAGCGTCAAATGGGCTCCCGATGGAAGGCACATCGCCATTGGTATGAACAACTCTGAGGTCCAGCTGTGGGACTCAACTGCTAATAGACTT CTAAGAACTTTGAGAGGCGGCCATGCATCACGGGTTGGTGCTATGGACTGGAACAATCACATCTTGACTACAGGAGGGATGGATAGTCGGATCATCAACAATGATGTGAGAGTGAGAGCACACGTTGTCGAAACCTATCGAGGCCATCAGCAAGAAGTTTGCGGGCTCAAATGGTCAGCCTCAGGCCAGCAGTTGGCTAGTGGTGGAAATGATAATCTCCTTCATATATGGGACAGATCCATGGCGTCATCAAATGCTCCTACGCAGTGGCTTCACAGGCTCGAGGATCATACAGCTGCTGTTAAAGCACTGGCATGGTGTCCGTTCCAGGGCAATCTGCTTGCATCTGGTGGAGGTGGAGGCGACAGGTGCATAAAGTTCTGGAACACACACACTGGTGCGTGCTTGAACTCGGTGGACACGGGCTCACAGGTTTGCGCTCTTCTGTGGAACAAAAACGAGCGTGAACTGCTTAGTTCTCACGGTTTCACTCAGAATCAGCTCACTTTGTGGAAGTATCCTTCAATGGTGAAAGTAGCAGAGCTCACTGGCCATACATCTAGAGTTCTTTACATGGCTCAG AGTCCGGATGGATGCACAGTCGCGTCTGCAGCAGGGGACGAAACTCTTAGGTTCTGGAATGTTTTTGGGAAACCCGAAGTAGCAAAGGCGGCACCAAAGACTGCTGCGGAGCCGTTTGCTCACTTGAATCGCATCAGATAG
- the LOC131016123 gene encoding protein VASCULATURE COMPLEXITY AND CONNECTIVITY-like isoform X2: MNVSFSMGSQVLFPSPSICVYPRSPALVLGLTAAVSLMIAQIIINVATGCICCRKGSHQSSSSWSVALVCFVVSWFTFVIAFLLLLTGAALNDQHGEENLYFGNYYCYVVKPGVFAGAAVLSLASVTLGIFYYLTLTSGKDRNETWGAPVPPSRGAIAMGQPQFPPQNAEAPPVFVHEDTYMRRQFT, translated from the exons ATGAATGTGTCATTTTCGATG GGTAGCCAAGTCCTGTTTCCATCCCCTTCTATATGTGTATATCCGAGGAGCCCTGCACTAGTCCTCGGGTTAACTGCAGCTGTCTCTCTCATGATTGCTCAAATTATCATCAATGTTGCAACTGGATGCATTTGTTGTAGGAAAGGCTCTCATCAATCAAGCTCTAGTTGGAGTGTAGCACTTGTGTGCTTTGTCGTCTCCTG GTTCACCTTCGTCATCGCATTCCTTCTGTTGCTCACTGGTGCAGCTCTCAATGATCAGCATGGTGAAGAGAACCTATACTTCGGCAACTACTACTGTTACGTTGTGAAACCGGGTGTTTTTGCCGGAGCTGCAGTCCTGTCCCTCGCCAGTGTGACTCTTGGGATCTTCTACTACCTTACCTTAACCTCCGGTAAGGACAGGAACGAGACGTGGGGCGCCCCTGTTCCTCCCAGTCGAGGTGCCATTGCCATGGGACAACCTCAATTCCCACCACAGAACGCTGAGGCTCCTCCTGTCTTCGTGCACGAGGACACGTACATGAGGCGGCAGTTCACTTAG
- the LOC131016123 gene encoding protein VASCULATURE COMPLEXITY AND CONNECTIVITY-like isoform X1, translating into MERRVIIVCCVVGFLGLLSAATGFAAEAKRIKGSQVLFPSPSICVYPRSPALVLGLTAAVSLMIAQIIINVATGCICCRKGSHQSSSSWSVALVCFVVSWFTFVIAFLLLLTGAALNDQHGEENLYFGNYYCYVVKPGVFAGAAVLSLASVTLGIFYYLTLTSGKDRNETWGAPVPPSRGAIAMGQPQFPPQNAEAPPVFVHEDTYMRRQFT; encoded by the exons ATGGAGAGACGGGTGATTATAGTGTGCTGTGTTGTGGGGTTTCTTGGGTTGTTGTCTGCTGCTACAGGCTTCGCCGCTGAGGCTAAGAGGATTAAG GGTAGCCAAGTCCTGTTTCCATCCCCTTCTATATGTGTATATCCGAGGAGCCCTGCACTAGTCCTCGGGTTAACTGCAGCTGTCTCTCTCATGATTGCTCAAATTATCATCAATGTTGCAACTGGATGCATTTGTTGTAGGAAAGGCTCTCATCAATCAAGCTCTAGTTGGAGTGTAGCACTTGTGTGCTTTGTCGTCTCCTG GTTCACCTTCGTCATCGCATTCCTTCTGTTGCTCACTGGTGCAGCTCTCAATGATCAGCATGGTGAAGAGAACCTATACTTCGGCAACTACTACTGTTACGTTGTGAAACCGGGTGTTTTTGCCGGAGCTGCAGTCCTGTCCCTCGCCAGTGTGACTCTTGGGATCTTCTACTACCTTACCTTAACCTCCGGTAAGGACAGGAACGAGACGTGGGGCGCCCCTGTTCCTCCCAGTCGAGGTGCCATTGCCATGGGACAACCTCAATTCCCACCACAGAACGCTGAGGCTCCTCCTGTCTTCGTGCACGAGGACACGTACATGAGGCGGCAGTTCACTTAG